CTGGCCGCCTGCGCCGACCAACCGCGCTACGGATCGCAATACCCGGCGCAGTCCACCTACCCGAGCACCAACGCCGGCTACCCCGCTCCGGCGCCGGCAGGCATGGAATACGGCACGGTCTCCAACATCGAAACCCTGCAGGCCCGCAGCGGGACGAGCGGTGTGGGTGCCGTGGCCGGTGCAGTGCTCGGCGGCGTGCTGGGCAACCAGGTGGGCAAGGGCAGCGGCCGTGCCGCAGCCACCGTGATCGGCGCCGTGGGCGGCGGCGTGGTGGGCAACCAGGTGGAGGGCCGCACCAGCAATAACGACGGACGCGTCGAGGGTTATCGCATCACGGTGCAGCTCGACCAGGGCGGCCAGCGCGCTTTCGACGTCAGCTCGCCCGGCGATCTGCGCCCCGGCGACCGTGTGCGCCTGAATGGCGGGCAGATTTCCCGCATGTGATGCAGGCTGGCGGCGCGGCGTTTTTTGCCCGCCGCACTGATCGCAATGAGGGGGCCTTCGGGCCCCTTTCTCATGGGGGGGTCAACTCCGCCCCCGGCTTGCGCCGGGAACGCGGCGCCGTCAGTGCAGCAGCGGCTCTCCGTTGTCCGGCGCCTGGATGCGGAAGAAGCCCGTGCCGGCCGTGCCGCGGCCGATCTCTTCCTCGGTGGCTTCGCGCACGCCCTGCACGGTGAGGTGCAGCCGCAGCGCGATGCCCGCGAGCGGATGGTTGGCGTCGAGCACCACATGCTCGGGGTAGATCTGCGCCACGGTGTAGAGCAGGTCGCGCGGCGCTTCGGGGTTGGTGCCCTCGGGCAGGGCGCTGCCTTCGAAGGTCATGCCTTCCTCGATGTCTTCGGGGAACCGATCGCGCGGCTCCAGGAACAGCAGCTTGTCCTGGTAGTCGCCGAAGGCCTCTTCGGGTTCGAGGTGCAGCGAGAGCGCGGCTCCCGCGGAGTGGCCCTGCAGGGCTTCCTCGATGCGGGCAAGCAGATCGTCGCCACCGACGAGGAATTCCACGGGCTCGTCGAGCACATCGAGTTCTTCGCCCAATGTGTCTTTCAAGATCCAGGTCAAAGCGACCACGCATTGTTGGTTGATTTCCATAGGAGAATTGTCGCAGTTCATCACCGGCCGGCCGCGCCCCCGTGCGCCGGCACGCTTTCTCCCATGCCAGCCCACACTCCCCTCGCCCTGCTGGGCGGACTCACTCCCGCGCAGTTCATGCGCCGCCACTGGCAGAAAAAGCCGCTGCTGGTGCGCCAAGCCATTCCTTCTTTCATGCCGCCCGTGGGGCGCGCCGACTTGTTCGCCCTGGCCGCGCAGGAGTCGGTGGAG
The DNA window shown above is from Acidovorax sp. NCPPB 4044 and carries:
- a CDS encoding glycine zipper 2TM domain-containing protein, which codes for MKKFSRTTAVAVTVALAGALAACADQPRYGSQYPAQSTYPSTNAGYPAPAPAGMEYGTVSNIETLQARSGTSGVGAVAGAVLGGVLGNQVGKGSGRAAATVIGAVGGGVVGNQVEGRTSNNDGRVEGYRITVQLDQGGQRAFDVSSPGDLRPGDRVRLNGGQISRM
- a CDS encoding FKBP-type peptidyl-prolyl cis-trans isomerase, yielding MEINQQCVVALTWILKDTLGEELDVLDEPVEFLVGGDDLLARIEEALQGHSAGAALSLHLEPEEAFGDYQDKLLFLEPRDRFPEDIEEGMTFEGSALPEGTNPEAPRDLLYTVAQIYPEHVVLDANHPLAGIALRLHLTVQGVREATEEEIGRGTAGTGFFRIQAPDNGEPLLH